A genomic window from Streptomyces sp. 846.5 includes:
- the rpsD gene encoding 30S ribosomal protein S4 — protein MANQKRPKVKIARALGIPLTPKSVKYFEARPYPPGQHGRGRKQNSDYKVRLVEKQRLRAQYDLSETQMARAFDRARKVEGKTGEALISELETRLDSLVLRSGIARTIYQARQMVVHGHIEVNGGKVNRPSFQLKPGFVVTVRERSKEKTPFLVAREGGNAGEGQTPKYLEVNLKALAFRLDRAPQRREVPVICDEQLVVEYYSR, from the coding sequence ATGGCGAACCAGAAGCGTCCCAAGGTCAAGATTGCCCGCGCCCTGGGCATTCCGCTGACCCCGAAGTCCGTCAAGTACTTCGAGGCGCGCCCCTACCCGCCCGGCCAGCACGGCCGTGGCCGCAAGCAGAACTCGGACTACAAGGTCCGTCTGGTCGAGAAGCAGCGTCTGCGCGCTCAGTACGACCTGAGCGAGACCCAGATGGCCCGCGCGTTCGACCGTGCCCGCAAGGTCGAGGGCAAGACCGGCGAGGCGCTGATCAGCGAGCTGGAGACCCGTCTGGACTCCCTGGTGCTGCGTTCGGGCATCGCCCGCACCATCTACCAGGCCCGCCAGATGGTCGTCCACGGCCACATCGAGGTCAACGGCGGCAAGGTCAACCGCCCGTCGTTCCAGCTGAAGCCCGGCTTCGTGGTGACGGTTCGCGAGCGTTCCAAGGAGAAGACCCCGTTCCTGGTCGCCCGTGAGGGCGGCAACGCGGGCGAGGGTCAGACCCCGAAGTACCTCGAGGTCAACCTGAAGGCCCTGGCCTTCCGTCTGGACCGCGCGCCGCAGCGCCGCGAGGTCCCGGTCATCTGCGACGAGCAGCTGGTCGTCGAGTACTACTCGCGTTGA